The following are encoded together in the Zingiber officinale cultivar Zhangliang chromosome 8A, Zo_v1.1, whole genome shotgun sequence genome:
- the LOC122009839 gene encoding transcription termination factor MTEF1, chloroplastic-like → MEEIFPFCSCRSLRQVPPIAPPLLSRIPPLDRCRRLRACAHLSKNTPIPLPEKPPRISPPFPVLRLSSNPSPAAVFHDKLLFLDSVGIDLFAVSSSHPALAAASLYDLRSSVHFLRSLGLSAPELRRACGMCPEILTASPSNLAAVVSFLLREAGVQDQDLRRVIFRRPRLLVSDVAGHLRPALYFLQMLGIAPIARHTSLLSCSVEEKFLPRLEFLEGVGFSPRNARAMARRFPQLFCYSIDENLRPKVEFLVLEMQRELRELRDFPQFFSFSLPNRIKPRHRACKEKGVVFPLPVLLRPSNGQFMAQLEVRISSSLPLKRSPLWRTSMDGGL, encoded by the coding sequence ATGGAGGAAATCTTCCCCTTCTGTTCCTGCCGCTCCCTCCGCCAGGTTCCCCCAATTGCTCCACCCCTTCTCTCACGAATCCCCCCGCTCGATCGCTGCCGTCGCCTCAGGGCATGCGCCCATCTTTCCAAGAACACTCCCATCCCCCTTCCTGAGAAGCCTCCGCGAATATCCCCACCCTTCCCTGTTCTACGCCTCTCGTCCAACCCCTCCCCGGCCGCTGTCTTCCACGACAAGTTACTCTTCCTCGACTCTGTCGGCATCGACCTCTTCGCCGTCTCCTCCTCCCATCCAGCCCTCGCCGCTGCTTCTCTCTATGACCTCCGCTCTTCTGTGCACTTCCTCCGCTCCCTCGGCCTCTCCGCCCCAGAGCTCCGCCGCGCCTGCGGCATGTGCCCCGAGATCCTCACTGCCTCCCCTTCCAACCTCGCCGCCGTTGTCTCTTTCCTCCTTCGCGAGGCTGGCGTCCAAGACCAGGACCTCCGCCGCGTCATCTTCCGGCGACCCCGCCTTCTAGTCTCTGACGTCGCCGGTCACCTCCGCCCCGCACTCTACTTCCTCCAGATGCTCGGCATCGCCCCCATCGCGCGCCATACCTCGCTGCTATCCTGCAGCGTCGAGGAGAAGTTCCTTCCCAGGCTCGAGTTCCTCGAAGGCGTGGGCTTCTCCCCACGGAACGCTCGGGCTATGGCCAGGAGGTTTCCACAGCTCTTCTGCTACAGCATAGACGAGAATCTTAGGCCAAAGGTGGAGTTTTTGGTGTTGGAGATGCAGCGAGAGCTACGGGAGCTGAGAGACTTTCCCCAATTCTTCTCTTTCAGTTTGCCCAACAGGATAAAACCGAGACATCGGGCATGCAAGGAGAAGGGCGTGGTCTTCCCGCTACCGGTATTGCTGAGACCAAGCAACGGGCAGTTCATGGCGCAATTGGAGGTACGAATTAGCTCTTCCCTTCCGTTGAAAAGGTCGCCCCTTTGGCGCACAAGTATGGATGGTGGTCTATAA